The Faecalibaculum rodentium genome segment TTTTCGATGATAGCTCTTACATTGTCCAGATCCTTCGCAAATCCGGACTCATTCGCATACTGTTGATAAACCGTTTCTTTATAAGGCTCGAACTCCGCCAGCAGGATATCGTGATCTCCCAGCAGCTGTTCGATCTCCGCAGACCGCAGGATCCCCTCCCGGCCCTGGAAATACCGCCGATAGTGGGAAATCGAAACCACATCGCTCTCGTGGTCGTTTTTCCAGATCCAGTACAGCCCCGTCAGCTCACACCAGTTGGGATTCTTCGCCGAAATCTCATCCCCGGTGTTATCCCGCAGCCAACCCAGGTCCGGTCCGTTTCCCACTTGCAATGGTGTGTAGTCCGGCAGCTTTGGCGGCGTAAAGGCCTTGTGTGTGATGATATAGTTCGTGACTTTCATGCCTCTGTCCCCTTTTCATCAGATGCCGATGATGGCTGACCGGCTTCGCTGTTATCCGACCGTATACCGGCTTCAGCCGCTCGGTCCAGATAGAACTGTTCAAAGGCTCTGGCCGCTGCCTTGATTTCATATCCTGCTTCTGCAATCTCCTGAGTCGTATTGCGACGATGCAGGCGGCTTTCATCGACCGTCTTCAGAATGGCGTTCGCCCAGATCTCCGGGGAAGATTCCAGGGGTATATACTGCGTCAGTTCCTTGAGCGGCAGCTCCCGGGCCACCGCTGTGGATGTGATCACCGGCAGACCCGTTGCCTGGGCTTCCACCCCGACCACCGGCAGACCTTCGAAGAAGGAAGGCAGGACAAAGACATCCATGGCATTCATCAATGCCGGGATGTCTTTTCGCAAGCCCAGGAACATTACGGAATCCTCCAGGCCCAGAGTCTTCACTTTGTCCCGGATCTCCGGTTCCAATTCGCCGGCCCCTGCCAGCAGCAGGATTGCCTCTGGACTCTTCCGGTGCACCGCTGCAAAGATATCGATGAGAAAGGAATGGTTTTTCTGCAGGCTGAACCGTCCCACGTGCCCCAGAACCGGGGTATTTTCCGGGATCCCCAGCAACTCTCTGGTTTTCTTTCGCAGCGCCGGGTCCAGCCTAAACCGGTCAGTATCCACCGCGTTGCGAATCACCGTATACCGCTGGTCCTGGATCACGGACTTCGGGAATTTCCATTCAGCCGCCAGATCCGAACAGGCGAGATAATCCGTGGGGTACTTCAGCAGATACGGAATGGATAGAGTCTTGATGACGTGATATTTCAGGTTTTTGAATCCCCCGCAGTGGGAGTGCACCACCCGGATTGGTACCTCTGCCTCTGCCGCCAGCTTCGCGCCTTCCATCAGGGCATAGGTGCTCCCGGAATGAATGTGCACAATGGGATAGGGATGCCTGGACAGGAAGTCCTGCACGGATTCCCGGAAGACCTTGTTGTTGTTTTCTCCGAAGGGATGATCATACGTGAATACCTGTCCGCCCATGGATTCGATCTCCGCCTTCAGGTCCGGATTGTCGCAGTTGAAGGGTGTCAGAAAATCCAGCTGCACCTTCTTGCGGTCCATGTTCCGGTACATGTTCATCAGGAAGCTTTCCTGACCGCCGTTGGCCATGGGTTCCCGGAAGACCTCCAGCACCCGGATCATTGTGCTTTCTCCACCCGGGGGTCAAAGGTCAGCCCTTCCCGGGATCCGGACCAGATGATGCCCAGCCGCTCCAGTTTGTGGTCCGGCGCCTTGATCAGCACCCGCGCAGAATGATAGAGGATTTTCGCTCCCTGGTACAGGATCCGGCTCCCCTTCTCTTTCTTCGCGATATAGACCTCATTGCGGTAGGCAAAGCGGTATCTGGGCAGTCTTGCAGCGGCATCGGTGGCAATGTTGGACCCTTCGTTGTTGGCAGTCTTGTGAATGACCGTGCTGGCCGGTACATACCAGCAGGGAAGCATCTTCGAGAGCCGCCTGGTGTACTCCACGTCATCCCCCCAGATGAAGAACTCGGAAATGGGCAGACCCGCTTTACGGACAGCCGCAGCCCGCAGCAGAAGGGACACGAAAGTCGCCTGGCGGCAGCGCTGTGGCTTGTCGGCATCCAGGGCGCCTTCCAGCAGTTTCTGTTCGTTCATCCGGCAGCGGGTTCCGTCTGTCCACAGCACCCGGGAGGACAGGAACCCGAAATCGGGATGGGCTTTGGCCACCCGCATAAGCTGTGTCAGGGAATCCGGCTGCACGATGCAGTCGTCGTCCATGATCCAGAAGTATTCATACTTCTGTTTCAGAGCTGTCTTCAGGGCAAAGTTGAACCCCCCTGCCCCTCCGAGGTTCGCTCCTGTATTGTGATAAATGATCACTCCCTGATCCACAAAGTCCTGCAGAGTATCCTGCGTTCCATCTGTGCTTGCATTGTCAATCACGATGATGTCACATGGGGTCTGGCTGCAGATTAGAGCTTTGATGCACTCCTTGAGCAGGTCCTTACGATTGTATGTGACAATCAACGCCGCCGTTTCAGCTGTGGATATCATTGGGCAGCATCTCCTTTCTTCTCTCAGTTAACTTGATATAACTGCCTCCAGCCAGAATAAATGGGTTATATAGTGGATTGATAAGCCGGACTTCCACGAATGAGAAGAGCAGAATCACCACAAAGAAGGCCAGATACAACATGTCGTGGCGCCGATACAGATCCAGTACCACCTGACGACACCAGCTGAATACCAGCAGCAGGAAAATCAGACCATAGTTTAGCAGAATGTTCAGATAGGAACAATCGACATAGAGATATTGCATACCAGGCTTGTAAGTGATACCCTGACCTGCCCAG includes the following:
- a CDS encoding DUF4422 domain-containing protein; this encodes MKVTNYIITHKAFTPPKLPDYTPLQVGNGPDLGWLRDNTGDEISAKNPNWCELTGLYWIWKNDHESDVVSISHYRRYFQGREGILRSAEIEQLLGDHDILLAEFEPYKETVYQQYANESGFAKDLDNVRAIIEKQDPDALTAFDSVMNQGGLCQYNMMVCRKDRYDAYCRWLFQILEELEPSVDLADYNDYQKRIYGFLAERLLNVWVRARDLRVKTLPVLQTEMTAAQKRRLQLRRLRNRAEFGLKKLTGGNAT
- a CDS encoding glycosyltransferase family 1 protein, producing MIRVLEVFREPMANGGQESFLMNMYRNMDRKKVQLDFLTPFNCDNPDLKAEIESMGGQVFTYDHPFGENNNKVFRESVQDFLSRHPYPIVHIHSGSTYALMEGAKLAAEAEVPIRVVHSHCGGFKNLKYHVIKTLSIPYLLKYPTDYLACSDLAAEWKFPKSVIQDQRYTVIRNAVDTDRFRLDPALRKKTRELLGIPENTPVLGHVGRFSLQKNHSFLIDIFAAVHRKSPEAILLLAGAGELEPEIRDKVKTLGLEDSVMFLGLRKDIPALMNAMDVFVLPSFFEGLPVVGVEAQATGLPVITSTAVARELPLKELTQYIPLESSPEIWANAILKTVDESRLHRRNTTQEIAEAGYEIKAAARAFEQFYLDRAAEAGIRSDNSEAGQPSSASDEKGTEA
- a CDS encoding glycosyltransferase family 2 protein, translating into MISTAETAALIVTYNRKDLLKECIKALICSQTPCDIIVIDNASTDGTQDTLQDFVDQGVIIYHNTGANLGGAGGFNFALKTALKQKYEYFWIMDDDCIVQPDSLTQLMRVAKAHPDFGFLSSRVLWTDGTRCRMNEQKLLEGALDADKPQRCRQATFVSLLLRAAAVRKAGLPISEFFIWGDDVEYTRRLSKMLPCWYVPASTVIHKTANNEGSNIATDAAARLPRYRFAYRNEVYIAKKEKGSRILYQGAKILYHSARVLIKAPDHKLERLGIIWSGSREGLTFDPRVEKAQ